In one window of Solanum pennellii chromosome 2, SPENNV200 DNA:
- the LOC107011669 gene encoding heterogeneous nuclear ribonucleoprotein H2-like isoform X1, whose protein sequence is MYGSRGAMLGSGGFSDGYEIGSKRPRMMESNPYFAVNSSASGYQQAFDYDNRCQPSAFPVVRLRGLPFDCTEIDIYKFFAGLDIVDIFVVNKDGRFSGEAFVVFAGHIQVDYALRRDRQNMGRRYVEVFSCKKQDYYQAIAAEVKEGGYESDYRASPPARPKRAQNKDQMEYTEILKMRGLPYRCKKSDILKFFGNEFNLTDDKINITYRSDGKATGDAYVEFASAEEAKKAMCKDNMEIGSRYIELFPSYPDEARQGGSRSRR, encoded by the coding sequence GGCAATGTTGGGGAGCGGGGGGTTTTCAGACGGGTACGAGATCGGATCAAAGAGACCAAGAATGATGGAATCAAATCCCTACTTCGCAGTGAACAGCAGTGCAAGTGGCTATCAGCAGGCTTTTGACTATGATAACAGATGTCAGCCTTCTGCCTTTCCTGTTGTTCGTTTAAGGGGTCTTCCATTTGATTGCACTGAAATTGACATTTACAAGTTCTTTGCTGGCCTGGACATTGTGGATATTTTTGTGGTCAACAAGGATGGTAGGTTCTCTGGAGAAGCATTTGTTGTCTTTGCTGGTCACATTCAAGTGGATTATGCTCTTCGGAGGGATAGACAGAACATGGGGAGGAGATATGTAGAGGTTTTCAGTTGCAAGAAGCAAGATTATTACCAAGCTATAGCTGCTGAGGTGAAGGAAGGAGGTTATGAATCTGACTACCGTGCTTCCCCTCCAGCTCGTCCAAAGAGGGCCCAGAACAAAGATCAAATGGAGTACACAGAGATATTGAAGATGCGCGGTCTCCCATACCGTTGTAAGAAATCTGATATCCTCAAGTTTTTTGGTAATGAATTTAACCTTACAGATGACAAGATAAACATTACCTACCGCTCGGATGGAAAAGCTACTGGTGATGCTTATGTGGAGTTTGCATCGGCTGAGGAGGCAAAGAAAGCTATGTGCAAGGACAATATGGAGATTGGATCAAGGTACATCGAGCTATTTCCTTCATATCCAGATGAAGCAAGACAAGGTGGATCAAGATCACGACGATGA
- the LOC107011669 gene encoding heterogeneous nuclear ribonucleoprotein F-like isoform X2 — protein sequence MMESNPYFAVNSSASGYQQAFDYDNRCQPSAFPVVRLRGLPFDCTEIDIYKFFAGLDIVDIFVVNKDGRFSGEAFVVFAGHIQVDYALRRDRQNMGRRYVEVFSCKKQDYYQAIAAEVKEGGYESDYRASPPARPKRAQNKDQMEYTEILKMRGLPYRCKKSDILKFFGNEFNLTDDKINITYRSDGKATGDAYVEFASAEEAKKAMCKDNMEIGSRYIELFPSYPDEARQGGSRSRR from the coding sequence ATGATGGAATCAAATCCCTACTTCGCAGTGAACAGCAGTGCAAGTGGCTATCAGCAGGCTTTTGACTATGATAACAGATGTCAGCCTTCTGCCTTTCCTGTTGTTCGTTTAAGGGGTCTTCCATTTGATTGCACTGAAATTGACATTTACAAGTTCTTTGCTGGCCTGGACATTGTGGATATTTTTGTGGTCAACAAGGATGGTAGGTTCTCTGGAGAAGCATTTGTTGTCTTTGCTGGTCACATTCAAGTGGATTATGCTCTTCGGAGGGATAGACAGAACATGGGGAGGAGATATGTAGAGGTTTTCAGTTGCAAGAAGCAAGATTATTACCAAGCTATAGCTGCTGAGGTGAAGGAAGGAGGTTATGAATCTGACTACCGTGCTTCCCCTCCAGCTCGTCCAAAGAGGGCCCAGAACAAAGATCAAATGGAGTACACAGAGATATTGAAGATGCGCGGTCTCCCATACCGTTGTAAGAAATCTGATATCCTCAAGTTTTTTGGTAATGAATTTAACCTTACAGATGACAAGATAAACATTACCTACCGCTCGGATGGAAAAGCTACTGGTGATGCTTATGTGGAGTTTGCATCGGCTGAGGAGGCAAAGAAAGCTATGTGCAAGGACAATATGGAGATTGGATCAAGGTACATCGAGCTATTTCCTTCATATCCAGATGAAGCAAGACAAGGTGGATCAAGATCACGACGATGA